One Deltaproteobacteria bacterium DNA window includes the following coding sequences:
- a CDS encoding ATP-binding protein produces the protein MVGDEPPVNLPQGEFQMKILGRLLEHLGVQMYKRRDVAIAELVANAWDAGAKQVRVTIPAPTEYDQATSSIIVSDDGCGIPRGDIESQYLVVGRDRRGAGQPEVAGRQPMGRKGIGKLAGFGIAEEMTVYTWAGGEGTLFHLDINKLKAEANRVQDVAIPWRDAPPEGAALSGMTVTLSRLKHKTPLDAGSIREALARRFSRTVKGHMEIIVNGVVVAEPMIEFEARFPAGEEDAKEEEVDWTDGKRKVRYWYGFSKGVIQSSDLRGFTIYVRGKTAQAPPFFFQVEGTASGQHGTRYVTGAIEADFIDELPDNDLISTDRQELDWDAAALLGFRDWGRRLCRRVLIEWADRKGDRIERQVGEDPGLQARVEMLDADSRKQVKAFLRTLAKADPDRERVVELADALVQAYEFRQFHDLLEELRDAAGDPFELVQILDHLQRWQVLESRAILEIVKGRLQVAGVLERMVVNDAPETAGKVGAANLHDLIAEYPWLLHPEWQILREETSITKQLREWHHAETGAEVDLSRFDFLALTSEQLLIVVEIKRPGHAVELEELHRLEGYANRLTRGTTKRVSMMLVYGGTLNISGDIEISWRKREDAELSLWADIVERARRHYEHYRAVLERNISDPGFVRKTREVAATRQVVERGKDAVYRGAERRGKGLGEQDVEYEKPPRKE, from the coding sequence ATGGTCGGCGACGAACCTCCTGTGAATCTGCCGCAGGGCGAGTTCCAGATGAAAATTCTCGGGCGCCTGCTCGAGCACCTCGGCGTTCAGATGTACAAGCGCCGCGACGTGGCAATCGCGGAACTCGTGGCGAATGCTTGGGACGCGGGCGCAAAGCAGGTTCGTGTCACGATTCCGGCGCCGACTGAGTATGACCAGGCAACCAGCAGCATCATCGTGAGTGACGATGGCTGCGGTATACCGCGCGGGGACATCGAGTCCCAGTACCTGGTGGTTGGCCGGGACCGACGGGGGGCGGGGCAGCCGGAAGTCGCGGGTCGACAACCGATGGGAAGGAAGGGGATCGGGAAGCTCGCCGGCTTCGGCATCGCCGAAGAGATGACCGTGTACACGTGGGCGGGTGGCGAAGGTACGCTTTTCCACCTCGACATAAACAAGCTGAAGGCAGAGGCCAATCGGGTGCAAGATGTTGCGATCCCTTGGCGCGATGCTCCGCCCGAGGGCGCGGCGCTGAGCGGGATGACGGTCACGTTGTCGCGACTCAAGCACAAGACGCCGCTCGACGCCGGCAGTATTCGTGAAGCCCTCGCGAGACGCTTCAGCCGCACCGTGAAAGGTCACATGGAAATCATCGTCAACGGTGTGGTGGTGGCGGAACCGATGATCGAGTTTGAGGCCCGCTTTCCGGCGGGCGAGGAGGATGCCAAGGAAGAGGAAGTCGACTGGACAGATGGCAAGCGCAAGGTCAGGTACTGGTATGGCTTCTCGAAAGGGGTGATCCAGAGCTCGGACCTTCGCGGCTTCACCATCTACGTCCGGGGCAAGACCGCGCAGGCGCCGCCGTTCTTCTTCCAGGTGGAAGGGACGGCGTCCGGTCAGCACGGAACCCGATACGTTACCGGAGCGATCGAAGCGGATTTCATTGACGAGCTGCCCGACAACGACCTGATCTCGACAGACCGGCAAGAGCTGGATTGGGATGCCGCCGCTTTGCTGGGGTTTCGTGACTGGGGCCGGAGGCTCTGCCGACGAGTGCTCATCGAGTGGGCCGACCGGAAGGGCGACCGCATCGAAAGACAGGTGGGGGAGGATCCCGGACTTCAGGCTCGTGTTGAAATGCTCGACGCGGATTCGCGGAAGCAGGTGAAGGCGTTCTTACGCACGCTCGCGAAGGCCGATCCCGACCGAGAACGCGTCGTGGAGTTGGCCGATGCGTTAGTGCAAGCTTATGAGTTCCGGCAGTTTCACGACCTATTGGAGGAACTTCGAGATGCCGCCGGGGATCCGTTTGAACTGGTACAAATTCTCGATCACCTCCAACGCTGGCAGGTATTGGAGAGTCGAGCGATCTTGGAAATCGTGAAAGGGCGACTGCAAGTCGCCGGCGTTTTAGAGCGGATGGTTGTAAATGACGCGCCGGAGACGGCCGGCAAGGTCGGCGCGGCCAACCTCCACGACCTTATCGCCGAATACCCGTGGCTCCTCCATCCGGAATGGCAGATCCTCCGCGAAGAGACCTCGATCACGAAACAACTTCGCGAGTGGCACCACGCCGAAACGGGCGCGGAAGTCGATTTGTCCCGGTTCGACTTCTTGGCCCTCACGAGCGAGCAGCTGTTGATCGTTGTCGAGATCAAACGCCCCGGTCACGCAGTGGAACTTGAGGAATTGCACCGCTTGGAGGGCTACGCGAATCGGCTCACGAGGGGCACGACGAAGCGTGTTTCGATGATGCTGGTATACGGCGGCACGCTGAACATCAGCGGAGATATCGAGATATCATGGCGCAAACGCGAGGATGCCGAGTTGAGTCTCTGGGCTGATATCGTGGAACGCGCACGCAGACACTACGAGCACTACAGAGCCGTGCTTGAGCGTAATATCAGCGATCCGGGATTCGTTCGGAAGACTCGCGAGGTGGCCGCAACACGGCAAGTGGTCGAACGCGGGAAGGACGCCGTTTATCGCGGGGCGGAGAGGCGCGGAAAAGGTTTGGGCGAACAAGATGTGGAGTACGAGAAGCCGCCGCGCAAGGAGTAG
- the vsr gene encoding DNA mismatch endonuclease Vsr encodes MADHVTKAERSRMMAAVHGAHTQPELFVRKRLFAAGYRFRLHPRLPGKPDIVLPAFRTAVFANGCFWHGHLCRRGQRPRTNRDFWNRKIDGNIRRDRESLRALRALGWRCAVIWQCQLERGTERLLRRLGETEVRPVRPRKTTAGSIERTRYRQ; translated from the coding sequence ATGGCGGATCATGTCACCAAGGCGGAGCGCTCGCGCATGATGGCGGCGGTCCACGGCGCACACACGCAGCCCGAGCTGTTCGTGCGCAAGCGACTGTTCGCAGCCGGCTACCGCTTCCGCCTGCATCCCCGGCTGCCGGGGAAGCCGGATATCGTCCTGCCGGCGTTCAGGACAGCCGTGTTCGCCAACGGCTGCTTCTGGCACGGCCACCTCTGTCGCCGGGGACAGAGGCCGCGTACCAATCGGGATTTCTGGAATCGGAAAATCGACGGCAACATCCGCCGCGACCGCGAGAGCCTGCGGGCACTGCGTGCATTGGGCTGGCGGTGTGCGGTGATCTGGCAGTGTCAACTCGAGCGCGGAACGGAGCGGCTGCTCCGCCGCCTCGGTGAGACAGAGGTGCGGCCGGTGCGGCCTCGAAAAACGACCGCTGGTTCGATCGAGCGCACCAGGTATCGGCAATAG
- a CDS encoding DNA cytosine methyltransferase produces MDRKRDDGEMGGTAGRPAGNLEFFAVDVFCGAGGTTRGLIDAGGYVVAGIDKDARCRQTYIENNRNRFLDNAPPEFLHRDIFPADKRHPGGQQAALIEDLDRIIPRFRKQGWRVPWLFAICAPCQPFTRLARKELSRKRKVGRQLDRHLLCEAVKLVERYMPELVLSENVQGIGDPKYGGVWEDFRQSLEALGYVTGAKVVCTSRFGIPQYRKRSILLAVRRDVAREDRYVDSKGVSLLVPEADPDASTVSVCEAIGHLPPIKAGVLHPEIPNHRARDLSLLNQRRLAAAKPGQSNAYMADTPNGDLSLKCHRRVNRKLGTRCFTDVYTRMHPDRPSPTITTKCHSISNGRFGHYDVKQRRGISLREAAILQSFPEDYVFYPTHQIEPIARMIGNAVPPKLASFYCRYLVRSIEPAVVFRGRTGRTSVSPRRRSSRSVPRSS; encoded by the coding sequence ATGGATAGGAAGCGGGACGACGGGGAGATGGGAGGTACCGCTGGCCGCCCAGCGGGGAACCTGGAGTTCTTTGCCGTTGATGTGTTCTGTGGGGCGGGGGGTACAACCCGCGGGCTCATCGACGCTGGGGGTTATGTCGTAGCGGGCATCGACAAAGACGCGCGCTGCCGGCAGACCTACATAGAAAACAACCGCAACCGATTCCTCGACAACGCGCCGCCGGAATTTCTCCATCGTGACATTTTTCCCGCCGACAAACGGCACCCTGGCGGCCAGCAGGCAGCACTAATCGAGGACCTCGACCGCATTATCCCTAGGTTTCGCAAGCAGGGGTGGCGCGTGCCATGGCTGTTTGCGATATGCGCGCCGTGTCAGCCGTTCACCCGCCTGGCTCGCAAGGAACTTAGTCGTAAGCGGAAGGTCGGACGGCAACTAGACCGCCATTTGCTCTGCGAAGCGGTGAAGTTGGTCGAACGGTACATGCCTGAACTCGTTCTCTCCGAAAACGTGCAGGGCATCGGCGATCCGAAGTACGGAGGAGTCTGGGAAGACTTCCGTCAGTCGCTGGAAGCCCTCGGTTACGTCACTGGCGCCAAGGTGGTCTGCACATCTCGATTCGGCATCCCCCAGTACCGCAAACGTTCCATTCTCCTCGCCGTCCGAAGAGATGTCGCGCGCGAGGACCGCTATGTCGACTCGAAAGGAGTAAGCTTGCTCGTTCCAGAGGCCGACCCGGATGCCTCGACGGTGTCCGTGTGCGAGGCCATCGGGCACCTGCCGCCGATTAAAGCCGGCGTGCTGCATCCGGAGATTCCGAATCATCGTGCCCGCGACCTGAGCCTCCTCAACCAACGCCGACTGGCGGCCGCGAAACCGGGACAGTCCAATGCCTACATGGCGGACACACCGAATGGCGATCTCTCGCTCAAGTGTCACCGGAGGGTAAACCGGAAGCTCGGCACGCGCTGCTTCACGGACGTCTACACGAGGATGCACCCTGATCGCCCTTCGCCTACCATCACCACCAAATGCCACAGTATTTCAAACGGTCGATTCGGCCACTACGACGTGAAGCAGCGTCGAGGAATTTCCTTGCGCGAAGCGGCCATTCTCCAGTCGTTTCCGGAGGACTACGTCTTTTACCCTACGCACCAAATCGAGCCGATCGCCCGCATGATCGGTAACGCGGTGCCGCCGAAGCTGGCCAGCTTCTATTGCCGATACCTGGTGCGCTCGATCGAACCAGCGGTCGTTTTTCGAGGCCGCACCGGCCGCACCTCTGTCTCACCGAGGCGGCGGAGCAGCCGCTCCGTTCCGCGCTCGAGTTGA